A single Danio rerio strain Tuebingen ecotype United States chromosome 17, GRCz12tu, whole genome shotgun sequence DNA region contains:
- the socs4 gene encoding suppressor of cytokine signaling 4 isoform X3, whose protein sequence is MSLHSLFGKGPEAMSERKTKNSDTRPKNLRSWSADSYIRSIKKRSRGSRHETAPRGEEGDGADEQTARSASCPRRRRERMCSCTIPGETDSDSPCRKALSRRSLRQKFQDAVGQCLPLRNHHHHHHHPSGSSRPFSVLLWSKRKIHVSELMEDKCPFSPKSELAQCWHLIKKHGTNTKPSLSIETEPKGPLLSSTPPTLLSWEQIGSTGASSLDDWDPSFALGDSQCCAHTDYILVPDLLQINNSPCYWGVLDRFEAEQLLEGQPEGTFLLRDSAQDEYLFSVSFRRYSRSLHARIEQNGKRFSFDGRDPCMYRDSSVTGLLKHYSDPSTCLFFEPLLSRPLPRNFPFSLQHLCRAVICSCTTYQGIEALPLPYTLRHFLRQYHYRCNGACAV, encoded by the coding sequence CTCTTTTTGGAAAAGGGCCTGAGGCAATGTCTGAGAGGAAGACCAAAAACTCGGACACACGTCCCAAGAACCTGCGGAGCTGGAGTGCAGATAGTTACATCCGCAGTATTAAAAAGCGCTCACGTGGTTCACGCCATGAGACAGCGCCCAGAGGAGAAGAAGGAGATGGAGCGGACGAACAGACTGCTCGATCTGCCTCCTGTCCTCGCAGACGTCGAGAGCGAATGTGCAGCTGCACGATCCCTGGAGAAACTGATTCCGACTCTCCCTGCAGGAAAGCCCTGTCCCGTCGCTCTCTGAGACAGAAGTTTCAGGACGCAGTCGGCCAGTGTCTCCCTCTCCGcaatcaccaccaccaccatcaccacccATCAGGCTCCTCACGCCCGTTCTCCGTCCTCCTCTGGTCCAAACGGAAGATCCACGTCTCCGAGCTCATGGAGGACAAATGCCCATTCTCTCCGAAATCTGAACTCGCTCAGTGCTGGCATCTGATCAAAAAGCACGGCACTAACACCAAACCTTCTCTAAGCATCGAAACCGAACCCAAAGGGCCCTTGTTATCCTCAACACCTCCAACACTCCTTTCCTGGGAGCAAATCGGCTCCACTGGGGCTTCCAGTCTGGACGATTGGGATCCATCTTTTGCACTTGGAGACTCCCAGTGCTGCGCTCATACTGACTACATCCTGGTCCCGGATCTGCTTCAGATCAACAACAGCCCTTGTTATTGGGGCGTTCTGGATCGTTTCGAGGCTGAGCAGCTTTTGGAAGGGCAGCCAGAGGGGACTTTTCTGCTCAGAGACTCTGCCCAGGATGAATATCTGTTCTCGGTTAGCTTCAGGCGCTACAGTCGTTCCCTCCATGCTCGGATAGAGCAAAACGGGAAGCGTTTTAGCTTTGACGGTCGTGACCCTTGTATGTACAGGGACTCCAGTGTCACGGGCCTGTTAAAGCATTATAGTGACCCATCCACATGCCTGTTTTTCGAGCCTCTCCTCTCTCGTCCCCTACCTAGGAACTTTCCGTTCTCTCTGCAGCACTTGTGCAGGGCGGTTATCTGTAGCTGCACCACATATCAGGGGATTGAAGCGCTACCTTTACCCTACACTTTGAGACACTTTCTTAGGCAATACCACTATAGATGCAATGGAGCGTGTGCTGTTTGA
- the socs4 gene encoding suppressor of cytokine signaling 4 isoform X1, with product MCFLSSVDAELSLHKLQAWKHSPLFCENIDFLSEALFGKGPEAMSERKTKNSDTRPKNLRSWSADSYIRSIKKRSRGSRHETAPRGEEGDGADEQTARSASCPRRRRERMCSCTIPGETDSDSPCRKALSRRSLRQKFQDAVGQCLPLRNHHHHHHHPSGSSRPFSVLLWSKRKIHVSELMEDKCPFSPKSELAQCWHLIKKHGTNTKPSLSIETEPKGPLLSSTPPTLLSWEQIGSTGASSLDDWDPSFALGDSQCCAHTDYILVPDLLQINNSPCYWGVLDRFEAEQLLEGQPEGTFLLRDSAQDEYLFSVSFRRYSRSLHARIEQNGKRFSFDGRDPCMYRDSSVTGLLKHYSDPSTCLFFEPLLSRPLPRNFPFSLQHLCRAVICSCTTYQGIEALPLPYTLRHFLRQYHYRCNGACAV from the exons ATGTGCTTCCTCTCTTCAGTTGACGCTGAGCTCTCGCTGCACAAACTTCAGGCATGGAAACATTCACCACTCTTCTGTGAGAACATCGATTTTCTTTCTGAAG CTCTTTTTGGAAAAGGGCCTGAGGCAATGTCTGAGAGGAAGACCAAAAACTCGGACACACGTCCCAAGAACCTGCGGAGCTGGAGTGCAGATAGTTACATCCGCAGTATTAAAAAGCGCTCACGTGGTTCACGCCATGAGACAGCGCCCAGAGGAGAAGAAGGAGATGGAGCGGACGAACAGACTGCTCGATCTGCCTCCTGTCCTCGCAGACGTCGAGAGCGAATGTGCAGCTGCACGATCCCTGGAGAAACTGATTCCGACTCTCCCTGCAGGAAAGCCCTGTCCCGTCGCTCTCTGAGACAGAAGTTTCAGGACGCAGTCGGCCAGTGTCTCCCTCTCCGcaatcaccaccaccaccatcaccacccATCAGGCTCCTCACGCCCGTTCTCCGTCCTCCTCTGGTCCAAACGGAAGATCCACGTCTCCGAGCTCATGGAGGACAAATGCCCATTCTCTCCGAAATCTGAACTCGCTCAGTGCTGGCATCTGATCAAAAAGCACGGCACTAACACCAAACCTTCTCTAAGCATCGAAACCGAACCCAAAGGGCCCTTGTTATCCTCAACACCTCCAACACTCCTTTCCTGGGAGCAAATCGGCTCCACTGGGGCTTCCAGTCTGGACGATTGGGATCCATCTTTTGCACTTGGAGACTCCCAGTGCTGCGCTCATACTGACTACATCCTGGTCCCGGATCTGCTTCAGATCAACAACAGCCCTTGTTATTGGGGCGTTCTGGATCGTTTCGAGGCTGAGCAGCTTTTGGAAGGGCAGCCAGAGGGGACTTTTCTGCTCAGAGACTCTGCCCAGGATGAATATCTGTTCTCGGTTAGCTTCAGGCGCTACAGTCGTTCCCTCCATGCTCGGATAGAGCAAAACGGGAAGCGTTTTAGCTTTGACGGTCGTGACCCTTGTATGTACAGGGACTCCAGTGTCACGGGCCTGTTAAAGCATTATAGTGACCCATCCACATGCCTGTTTTTCGAGCCTCTCCTCTCTCGTCCCCTACCTAGGAACTTTCCGTTCTCTCTGCAGCACTTGTGCAGGGCGGTTATCTGTAGCTGCACCACATATCAGGGGATTGAAGCGCTACCTTTACCCTACACTTTGAGACACTTTCTTAGGCAATACCACTATAGATGCAATGGAGCGTGTGCTGTTTGA
- the socs4 gene encoding suppressor of cytokine signaling 4 isoform X2: MSLHFDAELSLHKLQAWKHSPLFCENIDFLSEALFGKGPEAMSERKTKNSDTRPKNLRSWSADSYIRSIKKRSRGSRHETAPRGEEGDGADEQTARSASCPRRRRERMCSCTIPGETDSDSPCRKALSRRSLRQKFQDAVGQCLPLRNHHHHHHHPSGSSRPFSVLLWSKRKIHVSELMEDKCPFSPKSELAQCWHLIKKHGTNTKPSLSIETEPKGPLLSSTPPTLLSWEQIGSTGASSLDDWDPSFALGDSQCCAHTDYILVPDLLQINNSPCYWGVLDRFEAEQLLEGQPEGTFLLRDSAQDEYLFSVSFRRYSRSLHARIEQNGKRFSFDGRDPCMYRDSSVTGLLKHYSDPSTCLFFEPLLSRPLPRNFPFSLQHLCRAVICSCTTYQGIEALPLPYTLRHFLRQYHYRCNGACAV; encoded by the exons TTGACGCTGAGCTCTCGCTGCACAAACTTCAGGCATGGAAACATTCACCACTCTTCTGTGAGAACATCGATTTTCTTTCTGAAG CTCTTTTTGGAAAAGGGCCTGAGGCAATGTCTGAGAGGAAGACCAAAAACTCGGACACACGTCCCAAGAACCTGCGGAGCTGGAGTGCAGATAGTTACATCCGCAGTATTAAAAAGCGCTCACGTGGTTCACGCCATGAGACAGCGCCCAGAGGAGAAGAAGGAGATGGAGCGGACGAACAGACTGCTCGATCTGCCTCCTGTCCTCGCAGACGTCGAGAGCGAATGTGCAGCTGCACGATCCCTGGAGAAACTGATTCCGACTCTCCCTGCAGGAAAGCCCTGTCCCGTCGCTCTCTGAGACAGAAGTTTCAGGACGCAGTCGGCCAGTGTCTCCCTCTCCGcaatcaccaccaccaccatcaccacccATCAGGCTCCTCACGCCCGTTCTCCGTCCTCCTCTGGTCCAAACGGAAGATCCACGTCTCCGAGCTCATGGAGGACAAATGCCCATTCTCTCCGAAATCTGAACTCGCTCAGTGCTGGCATCTGATCAAAAAGCACGGCACTAACACCAAACCTTCTCTAAGCATCGAAACCGAACCCAAAGGGCCCTTGTTATCCTCAACACCTCCAACACTCCTTTCCTGGGAGCAAATCGGCTCCACTGGGGCTTCCAGTCTGGACGATTGGGATCCATCTTTTGCACTTGGAGACTCCCAGTGCTGCGCTCATACTGACTACATCCTGGTCCCGGATCTGCTTCAGATCAACAACAGCCCTTGTTATTGGGGCGTTCTGGATCGTTTCGAGGCTGAGCAGCTTTTGGAAGGGCAGCCAGAGGGGACTTTTCTGCTCAGAGACTCTGCCCAGGATGAATATCTGTTCTCGGTTAGCTTCAGGCGCTACAGTCGTTCCCTCCATGCTCGGATAGAGCAAAACGGGAAGCGTTTTAGCTTTGACGGTCGTGACCCTTGTATGTACAGGGACTCCAGTGTCACGGGCCTGTTAAAGCATTATAGTGACCCATCCACATGCCTGTTTTTCGAGCCTCTCCTCTCTCGTCCCCTACCTAGGAACTTTCCGTTCTCTCTGCAGCACTTGTGCAGGGCGGTTATCTGTAGCTGCACCACATATCAGGGGATTGAAGCGCTACCTTTACCCTACACTTTGAGACACTTTCTTAGGCAATACCACTATAGATGCAATGGAGCGTGTGCTGTTTGA
- the socs4 gene encoding suppressor of cytokine signaling 4: MSERKTKNSDTRPKNLRSWSADSYIRSIKKRSRGSRHETAPRGEEGDGADEQTARSASCPRRRRERMCSCTIPGETDSDSPCRKALSRRSLRQKFQDAVGQCLPLRNHHHHHHHPSGSSRPFSVLLWSKRKIHVSELMEDKCPFSPKSELAQCWHLIKKHGTNTKPSLSIETEPKGPLLSSTPPTLLSWEQIGSTGASSLDDWDPSFALGDSQCCAHTDYILVPDLLQINNSPCYWGVLDRFEAEQLLEGQPEGTFLLRDSAQDEYLFSVSFRRYSRSLHARIEQNGKRFSFDGRDPCMYRDSSVTGLLKHYSDPSTCLFFEPLLSRPLPRNFPFSLQHLCRAVICSCTTYQGIEALPLPYTLRHFLRQYHYRCNGACAV; this comes from the coding sequence ATGTCTGAGAGGAAGACCAAAAACTCGGACACACGTCCCAAGAACCTGCGGAGCTGGAGTGCAGATAGTTACATCCGCAGTATTAAAAAGCGCTCACGTGGTTCACGCCATGAGACAGCGCCCAGAGGAGAAGAAGGAGATGGAGCGGACGAACAGACTGCTCGATCTGCCTCCTGTCCTCGCAGACGTCGAGAGCGAATGTGCAGCTGCACGATCCCTGGAGAAACTGATTCCGACTCTCCCTGCAGGAAAGCCCTGTCCCGTCGCTCTCTGAGACAGAAGTTTCAGGACGCAGTCGGCCAGTGTCTCCCTCTCCGcaatcaccaccaccaccatcaccacccATCAGGCTCCTCACGCCCGTTCTCCGTCCTCCTCTGGTCCAAACGGAAGATCCACGTCTCCGAGCTCATGGAGGACAAATGCCCATTCTCTCCGAAATCTGAACTCGCTCAGTGCTGGCATCTGATCAAAAAGCACGGCACTAACACCAAACCTTCTCTAAGCATCGAAACCGAACCCAAAGGGCCCTTGTTATCCTCAACACCTCCAACACTCCTTTCCTGGGAGCAAATCGGCTCCACTGGGGCTTCCAGTCTGGACGATTGGGATCCATCTTTTGCACTTGGAGACTCCCAGTGCTGCGCTCATACTGACTACATCCTGGTCCCGGATCTGCTTCAGATCAACAACAGCCCTTGTTATTGGGGCGTTCTGGATCGTTTCGAGGCTGAGCAGCTTTTGGAAGGGCAGCCAGAGGGGACTTTTCTGCTCAGAGACTCTGCCCAGGATGAATATCTGTTCTCGGTTAGCTTCAGGCGCTACAGTCGTTCCCTCCATGCTCGGATAGAGCAAAACGGGAAGCGTTTTAGCTTTGACGGTCGTGACCCTTGTATGTACAGGGACTCCAGTGTCACGGGCCTGTTAAAGCATTATAGTGACCCATCCACATGCCTGTTTTTCGAGCCTCTCCTCTCTCGTCCCCTACCTAGGAACTTTCCGTTCTCTCTGCAGCACTTGTGCAGGGCGGTTATCTGTAGCTGCACCACATATCAGGGGATTGAAGCGCTACCTTTACCCTACACTTTGAGACACTTTCTTAGGCAATACCACTATAGATGCAATGGAGCGTGTGCTGTTTGA